GCATACCTGTTTTATCTGAAGATAGAAACGGCAATCATCCTGTTGTAATTGCAGGCGGCCCGTGTGCACTTAATCCTGAACCAATGGCGGATTTTATTGATGTGTTTGTTCTTGGGGACGGAGAAGAAGTTGCAGTGGAATTGGTTCAAAAAGTCCGGGATGGAAAAAAGAATAAAAGTTCGAGAGAAACAATTCTTAGTGCGATTGCAGAAATAAAGGGTGTCTATGTACCGTCTGTTCATAAGACTAAAGTGGATTTAAAGATTACTTCACGAATTCTTGACAGGCTTCATGAAGAGTATTATCCTGAAAAGCTGATTGTTCCGCTGATTGAGGTCACGCATGACCGTTTTTCTCTTGAAGTTATGCGCGGCTGTACACGAGGGTGCAGGTTTTGTGCTGCAGGAATGGGATACAGGCCTGTAAGAGAACGTGATCCTGATGAAGCTTTCTCTCATGCACGTAAAGTGATTGAAAATACCGGATATGAAGAGATTTCCCTGTTATCACTTTCCACATCCGATTATTCAGGGCTCCCTAAACTTTTGACTCTTTTAACCGGAGGATTCAGAACTAACCCTGTGTCAGTGGCTTTTCCATCATTGCGGCCCGAAACCTTTACAGACGAAATGGCAAAGATTGCAGCAGATGTAAGAAAGACCAGCCTTACACTTGCACCGGAAGCAGGGACTCAGCGGTTAAGAGATGTAATAAATAAAAATAACAGTGAGGAAGATTTGTTAAATGCTGTGGACATAGGTTTTAAGAACGGTTTTAAACGGGTAAAGCTTTACTTTATGATAGGCCTCCCTACTGAAACAGATGATGACATTGTGGGGATATGCAGATTAGTAGGCAGGGTTGCGCAAAAAGTCAGGCAGTACGGAAGAACAGATGTAAATGTATCTATTTCTCCGTTTTCACCAAAACCCCACACTCCTTTTCAGTGGGAAGCACAGGACAGCATTGAAACTCTTAACAGAAAGATTGCTCTTCTCCGCAAGTCAATGCCTTCACGCGGCATAACACTGAAGTGGAGAGACCCGAGAGTGTCATTTCTTGAAACAGTACTCGGCCAGGGAGACAGGAATTTCGGCAGAGTAATCATGCGGGCCTGGGAAAAGGGAAGCAGATTTGATTCCTGGTCTGAAAAATTTAACAGCAATTTTAGATTATGGCAGGATGCATTTGAAGAAGAGGGTATTGATCCGGATAAATATGCAGAAGCAAGAAATACCGAAGATCCTTTACCGTGGGATCATATTGATATTGGAGTGACAAAAGATTTCCTGAAAAAAGAGAGAGAACGCTCTTTTGCTGTTGAAACAACAGATGACTGCAGAATTTCAGGGTGCAATTTTTGCGGATTAATGGCTCACCCGGTATGCAGGAACATGGAACCGAGAGAGAATTTTGTTGTATGGAACAGCCCTGATTTAAATTTTCACAGGAGAGTAAAAAAACTCAAACAGGATTTGGTTATTAAGAAAGTCCGTCTTAAATATTCCAAAGATGAAGAAGCAAGATTTACGTCCCATCTTGACACAATGCGTTTGTTTGTCAGGGCGCTGAGAAGAGGCAACATTCGAGTAGCTCATTCAAAGGGATTTCATTCTCATCCTAAAATTTCTCCGGGGCCTCCACTTGCCCTGGGTTTTACAAGCAGCGCAGAATATATTGATCTTGAAATTGAGGAGAATATCCCTGCCAAACTACAATATGTGCTGAACAATTATCTCCCTGCGGGTATAAAAGTTCTTGACATGAAACCTGTTTCTCATAAAGTAGAATCTTTGAACAGCGCTATCGAACTTGCTGTATACAGGGTAGTGTTCAGTGATTCTGCTGATTATAATAAAATTCAGAAGAATATTAATGATTTTCTTCAAAAGAATAGTTTTATTGTAACAAGGGATAAAAAGGGGAAAAGGGTTGAACTGGATATAAGATTGTTTGTTAAAGACATTTTTTTAAAAGACAATGTAATAACGCTTTATCTTAAAGCAGGAAACAGGGGGAGCGCCCGTTTAAATGAAGTTTTGTCCCCTGTTTTTAAAGACAGTAATTTTGACTTTATGGAAAGTGATATCAAAAGGACAGGATTATTTATAGAAGTAAACGGAAAAAGGGTTACACCCATGGAAGTTGTATAAATTATTAATGGATAATGATAAAATGAAAAAAATATTTATAAATGTAACATCAAGCGAAACCAGAATAGCCATTGTTGAGAATAATGACCTTGTGGAATTTTATTCCGAACAACCTGACAATGAGCGAATGGTAGGCGATATTTACAAAGGCAGTGTCACAAACATAGTAAATCCTAT
This DNA window, taken from bacterium, encodes the following:
- a CDS encoding TIGR03960 family B12-binding radical SAM protein, with the translated sequence MEEIKEKIEKSLFHVLRPGRYWGNEINAVYKDADKVDVSFVLAFPDLYEIGMSHIGFSILYHILNREEWISCERVYSPWTDMEEELLKKSIPLFSLESKKPVKDFDVLGITLQYELQYTNVLNILSLAGIPVLSEDRNGNHPVVIAGGPCALNPEPMADFIDVFVLGDGEEVAVELVQKVRDGKKNKSSRETILSAIAEIKGVYVPSVHKTKVDLKITSRILDRLHEEYYPEKLIVPLIEVTHDRFSLEVMRGCTRGCRFCAAGMGYRPVRERDPDEAFSHARKVIENTGYEEISLLSLSTSDYSGLPKLLTLLTGGFRTNPVSVAFPSLRPETFTDEMAKIAADVRKTSLTLAPEAGTQRLRDVINKNNSEEDLLNAVDIGFKNGFKRVKLYFMIGLPTETDDDIVGICRLVGRVAQKVRQYGRTDVNVSISPFSPKPHTPFQWEAQDSIETLNRKIALLRKSMPSRGITLKWRDPRVSFLETVLGQGDRNFGRVIMRAWEKGSRFDSWSEKFNSNFRLWQDAFEEEGIDPDKYAEARNTEDPLPWDHIDIGVTKDFLKKERERSFAVETTDDCRISGCNFCGLMAHPVCRNMEPRENFVVWNSPDLNFHRRVKKLKQDLVIKKVRLKYSKDEEARFTSHLDTMRLFVRALRRGNIRVAHSKGFHSHPKISPGPPLALGFTSSAEYIDLEIEENIPAKLQYVLNNYLPAGIKVLDMKPVSHKVESLNSAIELAVYRVVFSDSADYNKIQKNINDFLQKNSFIVTRDKKGKRVELDIRLFVKDIFLKDNVITLYLKAGNRGSARLNEVLSPVFKDSNFDFMESDIKRTGLFIEVNGKRVTPMEVV